The Denticeps clupeoides unplaced genomic scaffold, fDenClu1.1, whole genome shotgun sequence genome window below encodes:
- the LOC114783781 gene encoding thymosin beta-11-like has protein sequence MSDKPNLEEVTSFDKSKLKKTETKEKNPLPSQETIEQEKAQS, from the exons ATGTCTGACAAGCCCAACCTGGAGGAGGTCACCAGCTTCGACAAGAGCAAGCTGAAGAAGACCGAGACGAAGGAGAAGAACCCTCTCCCATCACAAGAAA CCATCGAGCAGGAGAAGGCGCAGTCATAG